The following coding sequences lie in one Myxococcus xanthus genomic window:
- a CDS encoding NAD-dependent epimerase/dehydratase family protein, with protein MQLFLTGASGFIGGSLAHSLKARGHAIRGLVRDKAKAERLAALGIEPVLGDLEDHALLTAEARRADAVINAASSDHAEAVEALLAGLRGSGKPLLHTSGSSVIGDDVRGDVLSDKVFDEDTPFIVEPDKQARHAVDNSVLAAEGMRGIVLCNTMIYGTGTGLSPDSVQIPPLVKQARKSGVVRIVGKGVNRWSNVHIDDVVALYLLALERAPAGAFYFVENGEASFAEIGTAIAQRLGLGPVQSWSVEEASREWGEGHARYSFGSNSRVCGKRARRELEWKPRHDSVTAWIRDEMPLD; from the coding sequence ATGCAACTGTTCCTGACGGGCGCGAGCGGCTTCATCGGCGGCTCCCTTGCTCACTCGCTGAAGGCCCGCGGCCACGCCATCCGGGGGCTGGTCCGGGACAAGGCGAAGGCGGAGCGGCTGGCGGCGCTCGGCATCGAGCCCGTGCTGGGTGATTTGGAGGACCACGCCTTGCTGACGGCCGAGGCGCGGCGCGCGGACGCGGTCATCAACGCGGCCAGCAGTGACCACGCGGAGGCTGTCGAGGCGCTCCTGGCGGGACTGCGCGGCTCCGGCAAGCCGCTGCTCCACACCAGTGGTTCCAGCGTGATTGGCGATGACGTCCGGGGCGACGTGCTCTCCGACAAGGTGTTCGACGAGGACACCCCCTTCATCGTCGAGCCCGACAAGCAGGCCCGGCACGCGGTCGACAACAGCGTGCTCGCCGCCGAGGGAATGCGCGGCATCGTCCTGTGCAACACGATGATCTACGGCACGGGCACCGGGCTCAGCCCGGACAGCGTGCAGATTCCCCCGCTGGTGAAGCAGGCGCGCAAGAGCGGCGTGGTGCGCATCGTCGGCAAGGGCGTCAACCGCTGGTCCAACGTGCACATCGATGACGTGGTGGCGCTGTACCTGCTCGCCTTGGAGCGCGCTCCCGCCGGGGCCTTCTACTTCGTGGAGAACGGTGAGGCCTCCTTCGCGGAGATTGGCACCGCCATCGCCCAGCGGCTCGGGCTGGGGCCCGTCCAATCCTGGTCGGTGGAGGAAGCCAGTCGCGAGTGGGGTGAAGGCCACGCGCGCTACTCCTTCGGCTCCAACAGCCGGGTGTGTGGCAAGCGCGCGCGCCGCGAGCTGGAGTGGAAGCCCCGGCACGACTCCGTCACGGCGTGGATTCGCGACGAAATGCCGCTCGATTGA
- a CDS encoding winged helix-turn-helix transcriptional regulator, which yields MARHKTYDCSAGCPVEATLDLIGGKWKGLILYHLLDGTLRFGELRKRIPGVTARMLTQQLRELEASGLVHRKVHAEVPPRVEYRLTELGESLRKVVLALRAWGESYLGQRAQKSPKLTAVR from the coding sequence ATGGCCCGGCACAAGACCTACGACTGCTCCGCGGGCTGCCCCGTGGAGGCCACGCTCGATTTGATTGGCGGCAAGTGGAAGGGGCTCATCCTCTACCACTTGCTCGACGGCACGCTTCGCTTCGGGGAGCTGCGCAAGCGCATCCCTGGCGTCACCGCGCGCATGTTGACCCAACAACTTCGCGAACTCGAAGCCAGCGGGCTGGTGCACCGCAAGGTGCACGCCGAGGTGCCTCCCCGCGTCGAGTACCGCCTCACCGAGCTGGGGGAATCCCTCCGCAAGGTGGTGCTGGCCCTGCGCGCCTGGGGAGAGAGCTACCTGGGCCAGCGCGCCCAGAAGTCACCGAAGCTGACAGCGGTCCGTTGA
- a CDS encoding zinc-binding alcohol dehydrogenase family protein produces the protein MRAVALHQYLPVDNPEALIDVELPTPEPGPGELRVRVHAISVNPVDVKVRAPKSQVETTPRVLGWDAAGVVDAVGPGVKLFRPGDEVYYAGSIARPGTNAEFHVVDERIVGRKPRSLSFAQAAALPLTSITAWELLFERLEIPQGNAPSQDVLLVVGGAGGVGSMALQLARKLAGVTVVATASRPESTEWCEAQGAHHVINHRQSLVPQLQKRAPQGVRYIASLTATDTHFPELVEVATPFGRLGLIDDPTKPLDISAMKRKSLSLHWEFMFTRPLYEAADPLAQHRILNRVADLVDAGTLRTTMTQDFGPITAANLRRAHAAIESGRTVGKIVLSGFPS, from the coding sequence ATGCGAGCCGTTGCCCTGCACCAATACCTGCCCGTGGATAATCCAGAAGCACTCATCGACGTGGAACTACCCACGCCGGAGCCCGGTCCCGGAGAGCTGCGCGTCCGCGTCCACGCCATCTCGGTCAATCCCGTGGACGTCAAGGTCCGCGCGCCCAAGTCCCAGGTAGAAACCACGCCTCGCGTGCTCGGCTGGGATGCGGCGGGTGTCGTCGACGCCGTGGGCCCCGGCGTGAAGCTGTTCCGGCCCGGGGACGAGGTCTACTACGCGGGCTCCATTGCCCGGCCGGGGACGAACGCCGAGTTCCACGTCGTGGACGAGCGCATCGTCGGGCGCAAGCCGCGCTCCCTGTCGTTCGCCCAGGCCGCTGCGCTCCCGCTCACGTCCATCACCGCGTGGGAACTGCTGTTCGAGCGGCTGGAGATTCCGCAGGGCAACGCTCCGTCCCAGGATGTCCTGCTCGTCGTCGGCGGCGCCGGAGGCGTGGGCTCCATGGCGCTCCAGCTCGCGCGCAAGCTGGCGGGCGTGACGGTGGTGGCGACCGCGTCGCGCCCGGAGTCGACGGAATGGTGTGAGGCGCAAGGCGCTCACCACGTCATCAATCACAGACAGTCCCTGGTGCCGCAACTCCAGAAACGGGCGCCCCAGGGCGTGCGCTACATCGCGAGCCTGACGGCGACGGACACCCACTTCCCGGAGTTGGTGGAAGTGGCGACGCCCTTCGGGCGGCTGGGGCTCATCGATGACCCGACCAAGCCCCTGGACATCAGCGCCATGAAGCGAAAGAGCCTGTCGCTCCACTGGGAGTTCATGTTCACCCGGCCCCTGTACGAAGCGGCGGACCCGCTCGCGCAGCACCGCATCCTGAACCGGGTCGCCGACCTGGTCGACGCGGGGACGCTGCGGACGACGATGACCCAGGACTTCGGTCCCATCACCGCGGCCAACCTGCGGCGAGCCCACGCCGCCATCGAATCCGGCCGGACCGTGGGGAAGATTGTCCTGAGTGGCTTTCCTTCGTGA
- a CDS encoding carboxypeptidase-like regulatory domain-containing protein, producing the protein MPLAGVRVSAMSRDEESLAERPCPDWASGPWDSRREEKPRRLLQDCQWSGRDILTEWLSSRRGEAILQAETVTDGGGAYLLDGLDDGALSIWALNEDGAAVQQGIQGTHDDLRLVLTPGLRVEGAVSGEDAPLPGTRITLASVATDRYFDGITGPDGRFRIGPLPLGPYVLMAVQDGWRSALLHLNEANSLPEEGVQLTRPLNHAGRVLSQGSPIAGARVELSAESPEGFSYQVATSDAKGQFHFSGLSKVHRLTLSAFHGGMTASEQVTLDERDGAETVLELKPAPYLEGLVQDEARQPVSGARVSAIIKRHGSSHPDAESGLDGRFRLGPLGPDTHDFMVSAPGYLDTLVNLRSSTNTSSATITLFRATTITGVAVDAHGSPAPGVALTLMRECNPAAPYHLHETTTDETGHFELKACRPGEWEIQARDERFLPETVPVYAPSKDLRLSLRQGPTVLGTVSDEHGAPVPDANVDISARNEEDLPSRHAYSDAQGRFQLGAVQPGHYVVRVRKEILGVVRTVSHDLELREGTQSQVELRFPEGVTVSGVVVTASGKPLEGAVVRAYRASPVAETEPPALSIHCGGSGGARTGADGRFILRHLSSAPHAVEVTKRDHAFVPAQSLGGTTDPDDTFLVSPGEHPIRLVLQRYSRIRGSLLSADGAPILEFTLNGRLVRSEDGAFEWSTTKSGTLTLAFGATGMAPRSLTVDVPLEGDVDLGDLHMSPGRSVQGRLLDAATSAPIEGARLTLYFRAGTAGQRVSHDSDVSNPDGTFTLEHVSDAPSELVVDAVGYHRYIGTVTGGETPLIRLEPGVVADVTVRNHQGAPVEAMLQFWRDGAHQSDTLLVRNEKATHPGLEPGFYTVRASATSAADGAVPHFAPQRVHVPDGGRLTIDFVEQTTGATVTLLNPSIRGVYLSLHPGRIPAPTTEAAAEFLAKGRGFINPGEEDASLEEHDAPSRTTRFRNVPPGPATIFLLSGYVPVHFHREELTIPASGEIVHTLVPNWQPLPSPVE; encoded by the coding sequence GTGCCCCTCGCGGGCGTGCGCGTATCCGCCATGTCGCGGGATGAGGAGTCCCTGGCCGAACGGCCGTGCCCCGACTGGGCGTCTGGTCCATGGGATTCCCGCCGCGAGGAGAAACCCCGCCGGCTCTTGCAAGACTGCCAGTGGTCAGGCCGGGACATTCTGACTGAGTGGCTTTCCTCCCGACGGGGCGAAGCCATCCTCCAGGCAGAGACGGTCACCGACGGAGGCGGCGCCTACCTCTTGGATGGACTGGACGACGGAGCGCTGTCGATCTGGGCATTGAATGAGGATGGGGCGGCCGTGCAACAAGGCATCCAGGGGACGCACGATGACCTGAGGTTGGTGCTGACCCCGGGATTACGGGTGGAGGGAGCCGTCTCAGGAGAGGACGCGCCGCTTCCAGGCACCCGCATCACCTTGGCCTCCGTGGCAACGGACCGATACTTCGACGGCATCACAGGTCCGGATGGGCGGTTCCGCATCGGCCCGCTGCCGCTTGGGCCTTACGTCCTCATGGCGGTGCAGGATGGCTGGCGATCGGCACTCCTCCATCTCAATGAGGCAAACAGCCTTCCGGAGGAAGGTGTGCAACTCACCCGGCCGCTGAACCATGCAGGCAGGGTCCTCTCCCAGGGGAGCCCCATCGCGGGCGCTCGCGTCGAACTCAGCGCGGAATCTCCAGAGGGCTTTTCCTATCAGGTCGCCACGTCCGACGCGAAAGGACAGTTTCACTTCTCCGGGCTCAGCAAAGTCCACCGTCTCACGCTGTCAGCCTTCCATGGAGGAATGACTGCCAGTGAGCAAGTCACCCTGGACGAACGAGACGGGGCTGAGACGGTTCTCGAACTGAAGCCTGCACCATATCTCGAGGGACTCGTTCAAGACGAGGCGCGCCAGCCCGTTTCAGGCGCCCGTGTCTCCGCCATCATCAAGCGACACGGCAGTTCCCACCCAGACGCGGAGTCGGGCCTGGATGGCCGCTTCCGTCTGGGCCCTTTGGGCCCCGACACGCATGACTTCATGGTGTCGGCACCGGGGTACCTGGACACCCTCGTCAATCTGCGTTCCTCGACGAATACCTCCTCGGCCACCATCACCCTGTTCCGAGCGACGACCATCACCGGCGTGGCAGTCGACGCACACGGGTCGCCCGCCCCAGGTGTCGCGCTCACGTTGATGCGCGAATGCAACCCCGCGGCGCCGTACCATCTCCATGAGACGACGACGGACGAGACGGGCCATTTCGAGCTGAAGGCATGTCGCCCAGGTGAGTGGGAGATCCAAGCCCGTGACGAACGGTTCCTCCCAGAAACCGTTCCGGTGTACGCGCCCAGCAAAGACCTCCGCCTCTCGTTGCGACAAGGCCCGACCGTGCTGGGCACCGTGTCGGATGAACACGGCGCCCCCGTGCCCGATGCGAATGTCGACATCTCCGCGCGCAACGAGGAGGACCTGCCCAGCCGCCACGCGTATTCAGATGCCCAGGGCCGCTTTCAGCTCGGGGCTGTCCAGCCTGGACACTACGTCGTGCGAGTTCGAAAGGAGATTCTGGGTGTCGTGCGGACGGTCTCCCATGACCTTGAGTTGCGTGAAGGCACTCAGTCCCAGGTGGAGTTGCGCTTTCCCGAAGGTGTGACTGTGTCTGGCGTCGTGGTGACAGCGAGTGGCAAGCCGCTGGAGGGCGCGGTTGTCCGAGCGTACCGGGCGTCGCCTGTCGCGGAAACGGAGCCGCCAGCACTCAGCATCCACTGCGGCGGGTCCGGCGGCGCTCGCACAGGTGCGGACGGCCGGTTCATCCTGCGGCATCTGTCCTCCGCCCCGCACGCAGTCGAGGTCACGAAACGGGACCATGCCTTCGTCCCAGCGCAATCCTTGGGAGGAACCACCGACCCGGACGACACGTTTCTCGTGAGCCCCGGGGAGCACCCCATCCGCCTCGTCCTGCAACGATACTCACGGATTCGGGGCTCGCTCCTGAGTGCCGATGGAGCTCCCATTCTAGAGTTCACCCTCAACGGCCGCCTGGTCCGCTCCGAGGACGGCGCTTTCGAGTGGTCGACCACGAAATCAGGAACCCTGACGTTGGCCTTCGGCGCAACAGGGATGGCACCGCGCTCCCTCACGGTGGATGTCCCTCTGGAAGGCGACGTGGACCTGGGCGACCTCCACATGAGTCCGGGTCGTTCCGTCCAGGGCCGGCTGCTGGATGCCGCGACCTCCGCGCCCATCGAGGGCGCGAGGCTGACGCTCTATTTCAGGGCCGGCACCGCAGGACAACGGGTTTCGCATGACAGCGACGTGTCGAATCCGGATGGCACCTTCACCTTGGAGCATGTGAGTGATGCGCCCTCGGAGCTCGTCGTCGACGCCGTGGGCTACCATCGCTACATCGGCACCGTGACAGGAGGAGAGACTCCGCTGATTCGACTTGAGCCTGGCGTTGTCGCCGACGTGACGGTACGGAACCACCAAGGCGCGCCTGTCGAGGCGATGCTCCAGTTCTGGCGGGATGGCGCCCACCAATCAGACACGCTCCTCGTCCGGAACGAAAAAGCAACACATCCAGGCCTGGAGCCCGGATTCTACACCGTCAGAGCCAGCGCGACCTCGGCCGCGGACGGCGCCGTACCCCATTTCGCGCCTCAGCGCGTTCACGTTCCCGACGGCGGCCGACTGACGATTGACTTCGTCGAGCAGACAACAGGCGCGACGGTCACCCTCCTCAATCCCAGCATCAGGGGCGTGTACCTCTCCTTGCATCCCGGGCGGATTCCCGCGCCGACCACCGAGGCCGCCGCTGAGTTCCTCGCAAAGGGGCGGGGATTCATCAATCCCGGCGAGGAAGACGCATCGTTGGAAGAGCACGACGCGCCCAGTCGGACGACGCGCTTCCGCAATGTGCCTCCAGGTCCCGCCACCATCTTCCTGCTGAGCGGATACGTCCCCGTTCATTTCCACCGGGAGGAGTTGACGATTCCGGCCTCCGGAGAAATCGTCCACACGTTGGTTCCCAACTGGCAGCCACTGCCCTCACCTGTGGAATGA
- a CDS encoding glutathione S-transferase family protein translates to MNDYELIGSPGCGSAIVEMALRITGIPHRLTDLPYLEPGPGRDRLLKLNPLGQVPTLVLPDGAVMTESAAIILHLHDRSPQSGLVPEPTAPERARFLNLLFRLVGAVYPTFTYADDPPKWTLAGPAADRLRDTVMERRANLWREIEAQVGKPHVLGERFSALDLYVTVMTNWRPGKDWFAQNCPTVAAAATRAKKNPHVAAVLARHFS, encoded by the coding sequence ATGAACGACTACGAGTTGATTGGCTCACCAGGGTGTGGTTCGGCCATCGTGGAGATGGCGCTGCGAATCACCGGCATCCCGCACCGGCTCACGGACCTGCCCTACCTGGAGCCGGGCCCTGGACGCGACCGGCTGCTGAAGCTCAATCCCCTGGGGCAGGTGCCCACCCTGGTCCTTCCCGATGGCGCGGTGATGACGGAGAGCGCGGCCATCATCCTGCATCTGCACGACCGCTCGCCCCAGAGCGGCCTGGTGCCGGAGCCCACGGCGCCCGAGCGCGCGCGCTTCCTCAACCTCCTGTTCCGCCTCGTGGGCGCGGTGTACCCGACGTTCACGTACGCGGACGACCCGCCCAAGTGGACCCTGGCCGGTCCCGCCGCGGACCGGCTGCGCGACACCGTCATGGAGCGCCGCGCCAACCTCTGGCGCGAAATCGAGGCCCAGGTGGGCAAGCCCCACGTGCTTGGCGAGCGCTTCAGCGCGCTGGACCTCTACGTCACCGTGATGACGAACTGGCGGCCCGGCAAGGACTGGTTCGCCCAGAACTGTCCCACCGTGGCAGCGGCCGCCACGCGGGCAAAGAAGAACCCGCACGTCGCTGCGGTGCTCGCGCGGCACTTCAGCTGA
- a CDS encoding STAS domain-containing protein translates to MTERLLHRLSQGKARCAIIDITGMVVVDTATANHCIKMVNEARLLGTYCVVTGISPFVAQTPPRLASTSTTEAVKSFTVLLDVLLETMKAQTRDAHGNLTVDVNAWYPLEDDLKAYREIDSLPAPATPQQGAAGRARIPAPISSTGRSALPAALGSAFCLTRGVVRVRVGVNTVRRVLVVALRAPRRVARLFLHVAALSFLRLVWRLGQRPRRFHIWHGDVLLLENIGSRQPCDGRAHMTLHRFLGTARGLLRNAVGIPLTLYRVLRPGKKEAERAQRNAETLIAACRAYQARHGQLPDTLEQLVPEFLPQLPPARFSGPHFGFTYDVSGPADARRHVLGWTDRIPFGRPYFVFEEERWGYLD, encoded by the coding sequence ATGACGGAGCGGCTGCTGCACCGCCTCTCCCAGGGTAAGGCCCGCTGCGCCATCATCGACATCACCGGCATGGTGGTGGTGGACACGGCGACGGCCAATCACTGCATCAAGATGGTGAACGAGGCGCGCCTGCTCGGCACCTATTGCGTCGTCACCGGCATCAGCCCCTTCGTGGCGCAGACGCCCCCCAGATTGGCGTCGACCTCCACGACGGAGGCCGTGAAGTCCTTCACCGTCCTCCTCGACGTCCTGTTGGAGACAATGAAGGCGCAGACGCGCGACGCCCACGGCAACCTCACCGTCGACGTCAACGCCTGGTACCCCTTGGAGGACGACCTCAAGGCCTACAGGGAAATCGACAGCTTGCCCGCACCCGCGACACCTCAGCAGGGTGCCGCCGGAAGGGCGCGAATTCCTGCACCTATCTCGTCCACTGGTAGGTCAGCCCTCCCGGCGGCCCTGGGTTCAGCCTTCTGCCTGACCCGGGGTGTGGTCCGGGTCCGGGTAGGGGTGAACACGGTGCGGCGCGTCCTCGTCGTCGCCCTCCGCGCTCCCCGGCGTGTGGCCCGGCTCTTCCTCCATGTAGCGGCCCTGTCGTTCCTGCGCCTCGTCTGGCGGCTCGGACAGCGGCCGCGGCGCTTCCACATCTGGCATGGCGATGTCCTCCTCTTGGAGAACATAGGCAGTCGCCAGCCATGCGATGGTCGCGCCCATATGACGCTCCACCGATTCCTTGGCACCGCCCGGGGACTGCTGCGGAATGCTGTCGGCATTCCCCTGACGCTGTACAGGGTGCTCCGCCCCGGGAAGAAGGAGGCGGAACGCGCGCAACGCAACGCCGAGACGCTCATCGCGGCCTGCCGCGCCTACCAGGCCCGGCACGGACAGCTCCCCGACACCCTGGAACAGCTCGTGCCGGAGTTCCTCCCCCAACTGCCACCCGCCAGGTTCAGCGGCCCTCACTTCGGCTTCACCTACGACGTGAGCGGCCCGGCGGACGCACGCCGTCACGTGCTGGGATGGACGGATAGGATTCCCTTCGGGCGCCCCTACTTCGTCTTCGAGGAGGAGCGCTGGGGCTACCTGGATTGA
- a CDS encoding substrate-binding periplasmic protein: protein MLLFGWLALLLGACGLPRDTHGTQERIVRDGVLRAGLVRHEPWTGLQDGKPMGPEAEAVAKLAEQLGARVSWTVAPEAELMHALEERAVDVVVGGITAKSPWVKQLGAGQPYLTTRMRVGAPPGQTVPESLEGASVSVARGNDAGPKLQAWGARVREVERLHEAPGLRAAWDWQLDAWGYVAGEDVLREEQRIWVVPAGENRWLLTVDRFVLDHAEPIRRRLLASARAGETPTAPDEDRR from the coding sequence GTGTTGCTGTTCGGTTGGCTGGCCCTGCTCCTGGGGGCCTGTGGCCTTCCACGGGATACCCACGGGACGCAGGAGCGCATCGTTCGAGACGGCGTGCTGCGTGCGGGGCTCGTGCGCCATGAGCCCTGGACGGGCCTCCAGGACGGCAAGCCCATGGGGCCTGAAGCCGAGGCGGTGGCGAAGCTCGCCGAACAGCTGGGGGCGCGCGTGTCCTGGACGGTGGCGCCGGAAGCCGAGCTGATGCACGCCCTGGAGGAGCGAGCGGTGGACGTGGTCGTCGGAGGAATCACCGCGAAGTCCCCCTGGGTGAAGCAGCTGGGCGCGGGACAGCCCTACCTCACCACCCGGATGCGTGTGGGCGCGCCGCCGGGGCAGACCGTTCCGGAGTCCCTGGAGGGTGCTTCCGTCTCCGTGGCGCGGGGCAATGACGCCGGGCCGAAGCTCCAGGCATGGGGCGCCCGGGTTCGCGAGGTGGAGCGGCTGCATGAAGCCCCGGGCCTCCGGGCCGCCTGGGATTGGCAGCTCGATGCATGGGGCTATGTCGCGGGCGAAGACGTGCTTCGCGAGGAGCAGCGCATCTGGGTGGTGCCCGCGGGTGAAAACCGCTGGCTGCTCACCGTGGACCGCTTCGTCCTCGACCACGCGGAGCCCATCCGGCGGCGCCTCCTCGCCTCCGCCAGAGCCGGCGAGACACCCACGGCCCCCGACGAGGACCGGCGATGA
- a CDS encoding cation transporter, whose amino-acid sequence MSWRQRRHRDGHARGPVDPGDLPDDKHRVLKRAQRLEAWSLAYLVGSVALLFMGMWLFVESVLKLVRAEYPSIGTTQLFGHTVWMGWLMLAALLWSAVPSVLLGRVKLPLAESLHDKVLHADALMNKADWLTAVAAMLGILSIGMGWWWADAVAAGVIALDIAWDGQRHLRTALGDLMDRTPRTLDSKHAEPLPRRIHEALCGLDWVEAAQVRVREDGHVFCADVRLVPKERGPELVTRLGNAAEDLKRLDWRLRDVLLVPVDRLG is encoded by the coding sequence ATGAGCTGGCGCCAACGACGGCACCGCGACGGACATGCGCGCGGCCCGGTGGACCCGGGAGATTTGCCTGACGACAAGCACCGCGTCCTCAAGCGCGCGCAGCGGCTGGAGGCCTGGTCGCTGGCGTATCTGGTGGGCTCGGTGGCGCTGCTCTTCATGGGGATGTGGCTGTTCGTGGAGTCCGTGCTCAAGCTGGTGCGCGCCGAATACCCTTCCATCGGTACCACGCAGCTGTTTGGCCACACCGTGTGGATGGGCTGGCTGATGCTCGCGGCCCTGCTGTGGTCGGCGGTTCCGTCCGTGTTGCTGGGCCGGGTGAAGCTGCCCTTGGCGGAGTCGCTCCACGACAAGGTGCTTCACGCCGACGCGCTGATGAACAAGGCGGACTGGCTCACCGCGGTCGCCGCCATGTTGGGCATACTGAGCATCGGCATGGGCTGGTGGTGGGCGGACGCGGTGGCGGCGGGAGTCATCGCGCTGGACATCGCCTGGGACGGACAGCGGCACCTGCGCACCGCGCTGGGTGACTTGATGGACCGCACACCGCGCACGCTCGATTCGAAGCACGCCGAGCCGCTGCCGCGCCGCATTCACGAGGCCCTCTGCGGCCTGGACTGGGTGGAGGCCGCCCAGGTGCGCGTGCGAGAGGACGGACACGTCTTCTGCGCGGACGTGCGCCTGGTGCCGAAGGAGCGGGGACCGGAGCTCGTCACCCGGCTGGGCAACGCCGCCGAGGACCTCAAGCGCCTGGACTGGCGCCTGCGCGACGTGCTGCTGGTGCCGGTGGACCGGCTCGGCTGA
- a CDS encoding neutral zinc metallopeptidase gives MRWQGGRRSSNVEDRRGSGLGRPLALGGGAASIVVALLVLLLGGDPSELGLGGGEDPRSVDGTGGSGQPLDPRQEELKDFVSVVLADTEDTWPEVLAPVGVQYAQPRLVLFTDAVQSACGFQESAVGPFYCPPDRRVYLDLGFFDELDRRFGAPGDFAQAYVVAHEVGHHVQNLLGISRQVQSLRGRLSPEEANALSVLQELQADCFAGIWAHHAQRQRQLLESGDVEEGLAAASAIGDDTLQRRAQGYVVPESFTHGSSEQRVTWFRRGLKQGTLDACDTFGDAGVGAR, from the coding sequence ATGCGGTGGCAGGGGGGACGTCGCAGCTCGAATGTCGAAGATAGGCGGGGCAGTGGCCTGGGCCGCCCGCTGGCGCTGGGAGGCGGCGCGGCCTCCATCGTCGTGGCCTTGCTGGTGCTGCTGCTCGGGGGCGACCCTTCCGAGCTCGGGCTGGGCGGAGGCGAGGACCCTCGGAGCGTGGACGGCACGGGCGGTTCGGGCCAGCCGTTGGACCCCCGACAGGAAGAGCTCAAGGACTTCGTGTCCGTCGTGCTCGCGGACACGGAGGACACCTGGCCGGAAGTCCTCGCGCCCGTGGGCGTGCAATATGCGCAGCCTCGGTTGGTGCTCTTCACGGATGCGGTGCAGTCCGCGTGCGGCTTCCAGGAGAGCGCGGTGGGGCCTTTCTACTGTCCTCCGGACCGGCGCGTGTACCTGGACCTCGGCTTCTTCGACGAATTGGACCGGCGCTTCGGAGCGCCCGGCGACTTCGCGCAGGCCTATGTCGTGGCGCACGAGGTGGGGCACCACGTGCAGAACCTCCTGGGCATCTCAAGGCAGGTGCAGTCGCTGCGCGGACGCCTGTCTCCGGAAGAGGCCAATGCCCTGTCCGTCCTCCAGGAGCTGCAGGCGGACTGCTTCGCCGGCATCTGGGCCCACCATGCCCAGCGTCAGCGGCAGTTGCTGGAGTCGGGGGACGTCGAGGAGGGACTGGCCGCGGCGAGCGCCATTGGTGATGACACCTTGCAGCGGCGCGCCCAGGGCTACGTCGTCCCGGAGTCCTTCACCCACGGCTCGTCCGAGCAGCGCGTCACCTGGTTCCGGCGCGGGCTGAAGCAGGGCACGCTGGATGCCTGTGACACCTTCGGCGACGCGGGCGTCGGGGCGCGCTGA